CATCGTTTGTGCGTCGTACAGTCGGAGGTATGGGTGTACACGAACGGGACAGCCAGGGCCCCGGACGCGAGAGCGCGCCCGCCGGTGGCGGGCTGACCACCGGGGAGGTGGCCAGGCGGCTGGGGGTCGCTCCCACCACGGTCCGCACCTGGGACCGGCGCTACGGCCTCGGACCCGAGGCGCACACCGGTGGCCGGCACCGGCGGTGGACCCCCGCGGACGTGGCCCGCCTGGAGCGGATGTGCGCCCTGACGGCGACCGGGATACCGCCCGCCGAGGCGGCGCGCACGGTGCTCGGCGAAGCGACGCCGGAGGCCGTCCCGGCCGGGCGGGCTGCCCGAGCACGCAAGGAGGCGGTCCCGGGCCGGAGGGCCGCCGGCCCGTCGCCGCGGCCGCCCGCCCGGGCCCGCAGCCGGGCGGGCAGCGGGCTGCGCCTCGGCGATGTGCGTCAGGAATGCAAGGGCATCGCCCGTGCCGCCCTGCGCCTCGACGCCGCCGCACTGGACGAGCTGCTCGAGACCGCGATCGACGAGCACGGGCTGGTCGCCGCGTGGACCGAGGTGATCATGCCGACCCTTCAGGCGGTCGGCCGCAAGTGGGAGAGCTCGGGCGAGAAGTACGTCGAGGTCGAGCACTTCCTGTCCTGGCACGTCTCCGGCGCGCTGCGGCG
This is a stretch of genomic DNA from Streptomyces hawaiiensis. It encodes these proteins:
- a CDS encoding MerR family transcriptional regulator, which translates into the protein MGVHERDSQGPGRESAPAGGGLTTGEVARRLGVAPTTVRTWDRRYGLGPEAHTGGRHRRWTPADVARLERMCALTATGIPPAEAARTVLGEATPEAVPAGRAARARKEAVPGRRAAGPSPRPPARARSRAGSGLRLGDVRQECKGIARAALRLDAAALDELLETAIDEHGLVAAWTEVIMPTLQAVGRKWESSGEKYVEVEHFLSWHVSGALRRGAPPATADRPGATTVLACVPGENHTLPLEVLAAALAERGLPVRMFGGALPVESLVTAVRRTGPAAVGLWAQSRTTASRPLAQHVAAMEWGVRGARRKPAVLTIGPGWTGRSVAGLPRPAGLAEAVAVLESVVSR